From Pseudarthrobacter equi, a single genomic window includes:
- a CDS encoding PadR family transcriptional regulator, protein MRGSNPGYGFGSNNIDGLWQAIEDFRSRFEKPEGTRAGKGEVRAAVLALLAERPMHGYQIIREIEERSGGSWKPSAGSVYPTLQLLADEGVIRAEESNGRKIYSLTEAGRDEAAGSAASNPWAGAGPQSTTGFAALPKAGVELAQAAAQVGRTGTPEQVKQAVAVLDEARRRLYSILAQD, encoded by the coding sequence ATGCGTGGCTCAAACCCGGGATATGGATTCGGCAGCAACAACATCGATGGCCTCTGGCAGGCCATCGAGGACTTCCGTTCCCGCTTCGAAAAGCCGGAAGGCACCAGGGCCGGCAAAGGCGAGGTGCGGGCGGCGGTCCTTGCCCTGCTGGCGGAGCGCCCCATGCATGGCTACCAGATCATCCGCGAGATCGAGGAGCGCAGCGGCGGCAGCTGGAAGCCCAGCGCCGGTTCTGTCTACCCCACCCTGCAGTTGCTCGCTGATGAGGGTGTGATCCGGGCCGAGGAATCCAACGGCCGGAAGATCTACTCCCTGACCGAAGCCGGCCGGGACGAGGCTGCCGGCAGCGCCGCATCAAATCCCTGGGCCGGGGCGGGCCCGCAATCCACCACCGGATTCGCTGCCCTTCCCAAGGCAGGCGTCGAGCTGGCCCAGGCCGCCGCGCAGGTGGGGCGGACCGGCACCCCGGAGCAGGTGAAGCAGGCCGTGGCAGTGCTGGACGAGGCACGCCGACGGCTGTACTCGATCCTCGCCCAGGACTGA
- a CDS encoding thioesterase family protein: MTDELPELAEGSAYYQALGGGHFRSTIHAQGAWNTHEQHMAPASGLLADALERLQPRPGMRMARLSYEILGLIPGGEFHIEATVLRPGRTIELLQAELVAQGRTAIRATAWRMVTSDTSAVAAIEDTAIPGPEDCKPYDGSAIWPGGYIRSLEMRVAEGHRPGAGKVWLRTAHPLTDREDSGDLARLMGLVDTANGIAARVPPGPDSYAFPNLDLQIHMYRRPEGEWLGLDNAVSFGRDGIGLTSTVLHDLQGPFGRAEQILTLRQT; encoded by the coding sequence TTGACTGACGAACTCCCCGAACTGGCCGAAGGCAGCGCCTACTACCAGGCCCTTGGCGGCGGACATTTCCGCTCCACCATCCACGCCCAGGGCGCCTGGAACACGCACGAGCAGCACATGGCACCGGCCTCCGGCCTGCTGGCGGATGCCCTGGAGCGGCTCCAACCGCGGCCCGGGATGCGGATGGCGCGGCTGAGCTACGAGATCCTGGGCCTGATTCCCGGCGGGGAATTCCACATCGAGGCCACTGTGCTGCGGCCCGGCAGGACCATCGAGCTGCTCCAGGCTGAACTTGTGGCCCAGGGCAGGACTGCCATCCGGGCCACCGCCTGGCGGATGGTCACCAGCGACACCTCAGCGGTTGCCGCCATTGAAGACACCGCCATCCCCGGCCCGGAAGACTGCAAGCCCTACGACGGGTCCGCCATCTGGCCCGGCGGCTACATCCGGTCCCTGGAGATGCGGGTGGCGGAAGGACACCGTCCCGGCGCGGGGAAGGTCTGGCTTCGCACGGCGCATCCGCTGACCGACCGTGAAGACAGCGGAGACCTTGCCCGCCTCATGGGGCTGGTGGACACCGCCAACGGCATTGCCGCACGGGTTCCGCCGGGACCGGACAGCTACGCCTTCCCCAACCTGGACCTGCAGATCCACATGTACCGCCGGCCCGAGGGGGAGTGGCTGGGCCTGGACAACGCCGTATCGTTCGGCCGCGACGGCATCGGCCTGACATCAACGGTCCTGCACGACCTGCAGGGCCCGTTCGGCAGGGCTGAACAGATCCTCACCCTGCGCCAAACCTAG
- a CDS encoding endonuclease/exonuclease/phosphatase family protein, whose product MRVISYNLRKHAASGELLALARNHDIDALCLQEVDAADLPETLGPLHLADATKGNRLGLAIYYRTSRFTALDTQSFALQKSMHDRVLAPAHERLIGTRVMDNETQHELVIGSFHAAPLTASNSLRRKQIHAAHAELLSMGKGLMTLMVGDFNYPFFTKNLHLHMKNSGYALSLSNRRTYTRYKVFKGHFDFATSLGLDITSVETLPRGKSDHLPILVHAEYGKDY is encoded by the coding sequence ATGCGCGTCATCAGCTACAACCTCCGCAAGCACGCAGCGAGCGGCGAACTGCTTGCCCTCGCCCGGAATCATGACATCGATGCGCTGTGCCTGCAGGAAGTTGATGCGGCGGACCTGCCGGAAACCCTGGGCCCGCTCCATCTGGCGGACGCCACCAAGGGGAACCGGCTGGGCCTGGCGATCTATTACCGGACCAGCCGCTTCACGGCCCTGGATACCCAGTCCTTTGCGCTGCAGAAATCGATGCATGACCGGGTATTGGCGCCGGCTCATGAGCGGCTGATCGGAACCCGTGTGATGGACAACGAAACGCAGCACGAACTGGTCATCGGGTCCTTCCACGCCGCCCCGCTCACAGCGTCGAATTCATTGCGGCGCAAGCAGATCCACGCCGCCCACGCCGAATTGCTGAGCATGGGCAAGGGCCTGATGACGCTGATGGTGGGCGACTTCAACTACCCGTTCTTCACCAAGAACCTGCATCTGCACATGAAGAATTCCGGCTACGCCCTGTCCCTCAGCAACCGGCGCACCTACACCCGCTACAAGGTCTTCAAGGGCCACTTCGATTTCGCCACGTCCCTGGGACTGGACATCACCAGCGTCGAAACGCTGCCCCGGGGCAAGTCGGACCATCTGCCCATCCTGGTCCACGCCGAATACGGCAAGGACTACTAG
- a CDS encoding NUDIX domain-containing protein produces MDHASVAASSIPPVRTGPRNPGDAWVEGDRGRFWGRFGAAGVLAWDPARGVLLQHRAVWSHNGGTWGLPGGALHEGEDAVSGALREAHEEAAVPAGHVDVLFTSVLDLGYWSYTTVVVKVREPFEPVISDPESIELLWVPLPEVADKELHPGFGAAWPGLRERLA; encoded by the coding sequence ATGGACCACGCTTCCGTCGCCGCATCGTCGATTCCGCCTGTCCGCACCGGCCCCCGCAACCCGGGCGATGCCTGGGTGGAAGGGGACCGCGGCCGCTTCTGGGGCCGGTTCGGCGCCGCCGGCGTCCTGGCCTGGGACCCGGCCAGGGGTGTACTGCTGCAGCACCGCGCCGTCTGGAGCCACAACGGGGGAACCTGGGGGTTGCCGGGCGGCGCCCTGCACGAAGGGGAGGACGCGGTGTCCGGGGCGCTCCGCGAAGCCCACGAGGAGGCTGCCGTCCCCGCCGGGCACGTGGACGTGCTGTTCACGTCGGTCCTGGACCTGGGCTACTGGTCCTACACCACGGTGGTGGTCAAGGTCCGCGAGCCTTTCGAGCCCGTGATCAGCGACCCCGAAAGCATCGAACTGCTGTGGGTGCCGCTGCCCGAGGTGGCGGACAAGGAGCTGCATCCCGGATTCGGCGCCGCGTGGCCCGGCCTCCGGGAACGGCTGGCCTAG
- a CDS encoding DUF1918 domain-containing protein, with amino-acid sequence MEAAQGDRIIVHGRTVGATDRHGVILEVRGEGGAPPYVVRFDDGHETVMYPGGDFAVDHGHAN; translated from the coding sequence ATGGAGGCTGCACAGGGCGACCGCATCATTGTGCACGGAAGGACTGTGGGTGCAACGGACCGTCACGGCGTGATCCTGGAAGTCCGGGGCGAAGGCGGCGCGCCGCCGTATGTGGTCCGCTTCGACGACGGCCACGAAACCGTCATGTACCCCGGCGGTGATTTCGCCGTCGACCACGGACACGCCAACTGA
- a CDS encoding metallophosphoesterase family protein has protein sequence MPLNILLIADTHVPKRARELPAQVWSAVERADVVFHAGDWVDASLLDELEQRARQLVGVYGNNDGADLRARLPETAAVTLDGVRFAMVHETGQAKGRELHCEALYPDADVLVFGHSHIPWDTTSPRGLRLLNPGSPTDRRRQPACTYMTAVVSGGRLAGVHLVEVQRR, from the coding sequence ATGCCGCTGAACATCCTCCTGATCGCCGATACCCACGTCCCCAAGCGCGCCCGGGAACTGCCCGCCCAGGTGTGGTCCGCCGTCGAACGTGCTGACGTGGTCTTCCACGCCGGAGACTGGGTGGACGCCTCGCTGCTTGATGAATTGGAGCAGCGCGCGAGGCAACTGGTGGGTGTCTATGGCAACAACGACGGCGCGGATCTCCGCGCCCGGCTGCCCGAAACGGCAGCCGTCACCCTGGACGGCGTCCGTTTTGCGATGGTGCACGAGACCGGCCAGGCGAAGGGCCGTGAACTGCACTGCGAGGCGCTCTATCCGGACGCGGATGTCCTGGTTTTCGGTCACAGCCACATCCCGTGGGACACCACGTCGCCGCGGGGCCTGCGGCTGCTGAACCCGGGATCCCCCACGGACCGCCGGCGGCAGCCCGCGTGCACGTACATGACGGCCGTGGTTAGCGGCGGCCGGCTCGCCGGGGTGCACCTGGTGGAGGTACAGCGGCGGTAG
- a CDS encoding glucose 1-dehydrogenase produces MTDQYTFRDPVTAYEHISPPKQHQPEPGLDAELAPKADLGEETYRGTGRLEGRKAIVTGADSGIGAATAIAFAREGADVVLSYLPQEEEDAARIAGIIEAAGRKAIKVPGDLKDPAVCREVVETAVAVLGSVDILVNNAGKQVAQEDLADITDEQFDHTVKTNVYAMFWLTKAALAHMPAGSTIINTTSIQAYNPSPTLVDYATTKASINNFTKGLAQQLAPKGIRVNAVAPGPIWTPLQVSSGQPKEELPEFGQSTPLGRAGQPAELAPAYVFLASPESSYVVGETLNVNGGSPTP; encoded by the coding sequence ATGACAGACCAGTACACATTCCGCGATCCGGTCACCGCCTACGAGCACATCTCCCCTCCCAAGCAGCACCAGCCTGAACCCGGCCTGGACGCCGAACTGGCTCCCAAGGCCGACCTCGGCGAGGAGACCTACCGCGGCACGGGGCGACTCGAAGGCCGCAAGGCGATCGTTACCGGCGCCGATTCCGGCATCGGGGCGGCAACAGCCATCGCCTTCGCCCGGGAGGGTGCCGACGTAGTTTTGTCCTACCTGCCGCAGGAGGAAGAGGACGCGGCCAGGATCGCGGGGATCATCGAGGCGGCCGGGCGCAAGGCCATCAAAGTGCCGGGCGACCTCAAGGATCCTGCAGTCTGCCGCGAAGTGGTGGAAACCGCCGTGGCCGTCCTGGGCAGTGTGGACATTCTGGTGAACAACGCCGGCAAGCAGGTGGCCCAGGAGGACCTGGCGGACATCACCGACGAACAGTTCGACCACACGGTAAAAACCAACGTCTACGCCATGTTCTGGCTGACCAAAGCGGCCCTGGCGCACATGCCGGCCGGTTCGACCATTATCAATACCACGTCCATCCAGGCGTACAACCCCTCGCCCACGCTGGTGGACTACGCCACCACCAAGGCCAGCATCAACAACTTCACCAAGGGCCTGGCCCAGCAGCTGGCGCCCAAGGGCATCAGGGTCAACGCCGTGGCGCCGGGTCCCATCTGGACGCCGCTGCAGGTAAGCAGCGGACAGCCCAAGGAAGAACTGCCGGAGTTCGGCCAGTCCACTCCCCTGGGCCGTGCCGGGCAGCCGGCCGAACTGGCGCCGGCGTACGTGTTCCTTGCGTCACCGGAATCCAGCTACGTGGTGGGCGAGACCCTGAACGTCAACGGC